Sequence from the Prunus persica cultivar Lovell chromosome G5, Prunus_persica_NCBIv2, whole genome shotgun sequence genome:
TTCACATTGACGTGGGCTAGTTATATTGTAAGATATTAACAAATCCTTAAACTGGAGGCATTTCAAAGGAACAGCTTGTATAAATCATTTATGAAGTCTATTATATCGCAGAGGTCTACCTATCAACAGAGAATTTCTGAAACAAACCTGTCTCTTTAAACCagtaaaagataaacaaataCTGATCACAGACTCACTCCAgacattatttttgtggttACGGTGACCAAGAAACTTTACTACTATATAAATTTTCTTATTCAAGCTGACTTGATTCTCATCACAAGTTTACTGGGATTCTTGATACGAGGGCATAGGGGTCAAATGGAATTCCAAGGGATAAGCAAGACTAAGACTAGAGGGACATGAAGCAACGTATATATGAACTTCAGCATTCTATCTTATCTAGAACCTAACATATTGATAGGCTAACTTTGGAAATTCGTCAAAATTTACGAGTTGTTAGATGAAAGATATCACAAATGTGTTATAACATACATTAGAAATAGCTACAGTCTCCAGGTATGCTATGAAGTAAGAAAGAGCCAAAATCCATGCAGCCTCAGTAACCCATTGAACTCGTTCTGGCAATTCAGCAGTAAAATGGCGTAGTCTGCGAAGTGTTATGTTTGATGTGACATGATAAAATAGGAAGCAAACATGTGTAAGAAGGAAGGTAGTGTGTGGTACCTGcacagaaataaaaaaagtggTTAGAAAAGATAAGCAGTCCATTACAGAGTGTTTCTAGTTTTCTAGCTTTAGCTTACATTGTTCATTTTCCATGATGGGAAAGTATACGAAGCTCCCAAAACTGTGAAGAAATAGTGGGTCCAAAAGTAATTCCCAACATAGCTAAAAATTATTATCCACAGGCTGGCCtgtaacaaaaattaaattatggtACAGGCTAAGCATAAAGTTGTAAATAAAGATGACAAGTGCTAATGGATTGACTGGCGCAGTAAGGcaatgaagagaaaagaacCTTCAAAAGACAAGAATAGGACTACTAAAACTACattttaaacccaaaaaaaaaaaaaaaaaaatatccttTTTATCACATGTTTTGCAACTTGATAAGATGTGTGATATCATATAAGCACATTAAGTGCAATACAAACAACCAAACAGAGAAATACACAGCATTTAGAATAAACGATAAGTCCAGCATGAGGGTATAGTCAATGACAAAAACAAATGATTAATAAGCAATGAAACTAATAAACCACAGTATAAGTTCCATTGTCTGATGACCTTGTCCTAATCATGACATATATAAAGAATTTTACCCCAGGAAAACACTTGCCTTGACCCAATAACGATCCTTCCAAGGCAAGCTGCTATCTGCCTGCAATCactcacaaaaaattaaagaaacaaaaaaatggttagaaaaaaacaaatattgggTGACACATTCCATTCTATTGGACTTTCCAATGCTAAACCATATGACGGTTCTATCAGTGTATATATACTCTCTCGtatattctttttatctttaGATACAAATTAGATTCAAAGTACAACTAATTTCAAGAGATAAATGAAGTTTTGTAGACAATGACAGAAAATAAGTTGTGAGTCTTAGCAAAAAGAAGAGTTAGTAACACAATTTGAGTGCTGGTGGAACTTTTAATTTAACcatcatttgttttgtttttttcaaattgaaagttttgaatgttattttgaataccccattataaatgagaaatGACAGTAAGTTGACAACAATTTTATTCGGGAACACCATTTTCAAGCAAAATTTGGAATAGATTGAACTTGTTTATCTGAAATAATGAATTACACCTAAAGCACAAGGGTGTCAAAAGTCACATCAGtacaaaacccaaatattaGCAAGAACTCTCATGCTTAGTTGACAACCGTTCGTTAAGCTTTGAGGTCTAATAAGAAATCTAAACTGAACTTTGTAAAGTTGAAGTAATTACCTTCCCAACGAAGAGCATTGGCAACAAGAAAGCAGGGACTGCTGAAACCAATCCAATCAGCAAATACTCCAATTCCGTAAAGCTCTGCCACAGACGCAGATCAAATTTGATGGTAGATACTTAGTCAATACATAtacaaaaatcagaaaaattaaacaacttcatcaaaataacatttccttctttttctactactcttttcattcattttcttcattttttttctcagtAACCAATCAGACGGTAACGAAACCGAACCTCGTAGAGCTTCAAGGGCACGACAATTCCCAAGCAGAGAGTGAGCCAGAAAGGAGTgtagagaaggaaaaagaccTCCCCCCATCTCTTGCTTGGATTGGGAGCTAACCATAAACTCGAACAAGAGAAAGCTGATTCTTTACCTGTGCATTGCCAAACAACGGTTAATCAAAATTCGAATGCCATTTCAAACCCTAATTAAATGGACTTTTGAATTCAACGAATGGGGAATTTACCGCCCATTTTGGTATTCGGAACTTAAATAACGGTGGGTTTTCTTTGGGATCGGGGCGAGCGAGTGTGGAGGTGAAGCTTTCAGTGTTTCAGTTTCACTCTGCGTGAGAGAGCTCCTTCGTGATTGCGCCTAGAGATTGATGTATCCTGTGCTGAAGATTAGGTGGCGGGTTTTGCGAAAATAGGTCTGTTTAGTTAGTTATTTACTCACGTACCAGCGCCCTTGAAGAAAAtaatctaattaattaatattacgATTGAATGAATACAAGCGAAAatgataatctaaactacaaggCGAAAGATATCATAAACACACTATTAAGGTGTGAGACAATTCAAAGCTCATAACATTAGTTCTCAATATTGAAGAGACTTCAAGTTTGCTTTTGGTTTAATATGCTAATATGTATAAATTAGGTTTTGATTTAATGATGTTTTTCTTCCCAATATTGAAAAGACCTCAAGTCtcatttctcatttaaacTCTAATTCAATATACCCAAACAATGACTCAATCTAAATTCAACAACCTAGGTGATTGAAAGGGGGTCAATCTAAATTCtatttctcatttctcattCTTCATTCTTGTAAGGGTTTGACATAGATAAATGATAAATAATGAAAGTTTTTCCTTGTAAAGggttttgtatgtttgttaaATTAGGAAGGAGAATGGTGTTTTCTTATGCACATACTATCAAGgtatcatttaaattcaaactTAAGACTACTGGTGTGCAATTCAAAGCCATTTTTTATTAGACTAGACCCCGCTAACTCCTGATAAGAGTTTGGTATAGTTAAATTATAAAGAATCCACATCTTTGAATAGAATTATGTTTGTTACATTACATTGTATAACCACACTATCTACATCGTTTTACATCAAGGCtctatctttcttttctttttttttttgagtacaagcgatagtctaaattataggGAAAGATGATTTTTCACATATACACACAACTATGATGCTATGAaggttcgaacttgagacctctagtctgcaagtcaaggctCTATCTTTTGGGAAAGCACAAAGTTTTAATTATCAATATATGTTAGTTTAtgacttaattaattttatgagGTAACATTTACGCACGTTTTTCATAAGACGAATTTTGTGATTAATTTATTAGGTTCAAATCATGTCAAGGTTGTaaccgaaaagaaaaaatagctCAAGGGTCCCCTCTTCTTCAAACATAGTAACAAATTTATCTTTAGAGGTTGTTACTCATGATGTAGTAAACATGTTATGAGATTTAGCCGTTTGTATGAATACCGTTgttagtttattttgtttttattaaaaaaaaattaaaaaacctcgacaagaaatttaaaataatttgtcTTTATTCGGGACTCGCTTACAAATGTGTCTCCACCTTTATTGGTGAGAAAGACTTTCATAAAATTggaataacactattttgctattccGACCAACAACGCCATAACACGCATGATAATACTTTCACATAACATAACATTATTGAACTAGATgacaaaaaagtatcatcctctTTTGCAACAAAGTTTTTCTCCTCATTGGCCATGGCCAACGGATCATGTATATGCATAGGGGTGGCATTTTAAACCGAAAAACCGCAAAAACTAACCGATATTTTACCGCAATAAAATCGCAATCGCGGTAAACCGAACCGCAATCGCGGTATTAAGAACCGAACCGCATTTACGGTTGCGGTTGcggtatttgattttcaaaatttgcggTTACCGCAAACcgcaaagtatagccgcacggctatactctatgaataattaagtaaaattgtaaaccCTTCTTTTCTCTTGAATTGGTGGAAAGGGAACCAAACAAGATATCCTATTCTTTCACAAGTTGCCAAGGATATATTTGCAATTTCAAGTTCTACGGTTGCTAGTGAAAATGCTTTTAGCCTAGGCAAGAGGATTGTGGATCCTTTTAGAAGCTCTTTGCATCCTAAAATGGTAGAGGCATTAGTGTGTACTAGTGATTGGCTTAGAGCGGacgaattttccttttacaaggaaccaacagatgatgaggttgaattctacaaagaaatggaagatatgacaacttgtaagtaattagtttatttatgctaatgttatttatgcttcttcttataataaaatgtactaaactatgttgttttatttgtagataGCATTGGTGCTCAAACAATACAAAGGGGTTCTTCAAATCCACTCACCACCAACACTTGAGTTTGTaacattggtgtattgcatttttccttttagtttgtaactttaattaactgtgaattagatttttctttttggttgtaactttaattcattttgcttttggtttgtaaatttaaaggatttggaattggaatgcttgagaagtttaactttaattggaatgtttggaattgtaactttaattttcttaggttgtgaatgcttgagaattggaatcgattgtgaatttatatatgcttgagaaattgaggttgtgtatttatttatttaggttgtaaatttatatttttgtgagTGCTTGAGAATTTGCGGTTTTAAACCGCAAAACGCGGTCGATTTGCggtttcaaaaatcaccaaaccgTAAATAGtcggtcggtttgcggtttgAGTAAAAATTCGCGGTTACCGAACCGCAATCACCCCTATATATGCATGTAGACCACCTGCATAACATAGAATAGAACGAAATCCCCTCTTCACTCCCTAGGTGCTATAATGAGCAAGACAATCGAATGGTGCGAAATTCTTCAACTGCCTTTGTCTCTTTCACAGTTTTACGTGCCATGCGTCACTCAATCCATGCACGTTCACACAGCAGAAGTCCTTTACAGCTTATAATATACATCACTCTTCGCAATTTCAAGCACAGAGAAAAGCAGAGCaacagagaaagagatggcTAAAAATGGTAGCGAGGCAGTGGTTGTGTGCAGCGACAAGAGCATGGGAATAGGGATAACTATATGGGGCATAGACACGGGGGATCGTCTTCTTCACATACCAACCTGTGCTTCTGCTCCTCATGGTCTTGTGTGCCTGAGAAACCAGTTCCTTGTAGCTTCTCAGATTCACAAACATGGCTCTGTTGGAGGAGGGGCCATTTCTATGTGGCCCTTGAACAAGGTAATTCTCACTGCTTAGACTCAGATTGTTTGGGGGTTTATATCAATTTTTGTGCTGGAACAATTGTAAATAAATCGGTTTAGGAATTTGATTCCCATCCCATGTTGGTTTGAAATTTGTAATTGATCTCTCATTTTTGTGTAAATTTTGGCCTTATGACCATATATGTGCAAATTTCTAAAACCCCAAATGGCAGATGTGTATTTAGTCTTCTGTTGTCTACTTTTCCTAATTGCCAGAATTCTATgcaattttcaattccttcgTCCAAACAGATACTTGGTGTTTAAAACTGCAAGCTTGATACGATCTTAGTAACAAAATACCACCTTTACACCAGGAAATTTGGTTAGCCTCTGCAATTTGTCTATGGTCATTGAAGCATAGGTTTGAATCGTATTCTGTTGACTCACTCACCTCTGTGTTCACAGAACTCTGATGCTTTTGATTCAATTTTACATCCTGAAAAATGAGATAGGAAATAGTAccatgatatttttttttttttgtgagttAATACTCATGATGCTCCCAATGGCCTCGCTCACCAAATATGGTTTGTTGTATGCAACATTTTCCCAGCCTCAGCAGCCTATTCGGAGCTACCCACTAGAGGCCATTGGGCCACTTTCTTGCACAAAGGATGGTGTATATCTTGCAGGTGGTGCCCTATCTGGAAACGTTTACCTTTGGGAGGTTTGTAATCACTGTCATCAATTCCTCTGTTCAGAAACATTCCAATAAAGACCTTAATGGCTTTCAGGTTATCTGTAGGTTGCCAATGGAAAATTGCTCAAAACTTGGCGTGGACATCATAGATCTTTGAACTGTATGCTGTTTTCTGATGACGGCTCTCTTCTCGTTTCTGCTTCAGATGATGGGATGATATGTGTGTGGTCTATGGTCGGGTAATAACTGAACTTGGATTTTGGCCTTGTCACTTTTTAGACgctagaaaaaaatttcagataataAGAATTCACAGTGATGCTAATTTCTGATCATTTTGATGGAAGTTTGCTGGACATGGAAGATTCTCAAAGCTTTCCCTCGTTATTACATTATTCAATGGAGCATAAATCCTCTATAACTGGCCTGTTAACTACATCAGGCAGCTCAAATGTAGTCTTAATATCAAGCTCACTTGATGGCTCATGCAAGGTTATCAAACTCATATTTATTCATGCTCCTAACAGTTGTATCTTTTGACTGATATATCTTATTactgaaagaaaattattctGTGGTTAGGTATGGGATTTAGTCTTGGGAAAGCTTATGCAAACTCAAGTTTATCTGCTAGCAATAACTGCAGTTGTTCTTCACCCAACAGAGCAGCTCTTTTTTTCTGGAAGTATAGATGGAAGAATTTTTGTGAACAAACTTGAAATCGGACTGGTCGAAAATTCTTTGGCTGCTGCTGAAGATCAAAAATCTGTGATAAAAGGACACAAGTAATGTATGGTGTTTCAAGATTTTTTAGATCACTGGAGATAAAACTGTCCTTTTTCTCAACAGAAATAGTTATAAGATCTCAAGAATGTCTTTTTTATTACATGGCTGAGCTTTATGGGTTTGTATTGGAGATAAACATGCACATGCTCTTCAGACTCTTCACACAAGCAGAGTGCATTTTCTGTCAAATCTTCAAATATGAGTTATTGATTTTTGTCCTTCTTTACATTCTATAGTCTGCTGATGAAAGACCCATAATCCCTGCAGGGGAGCTGTCACTGCATTAACCTTCAGTCAAGCAGGTCTGGTATCTGCATCTGAGGACTGCACCATCTGCATCTGGGATATCACCAATTGGGCAATCATCCGAAGATTCGACCATAAAAAAGGTAATCGTAGCCTATAGCCTTATTCTGTTCCCTTTTCTTGGAGAGGTTTGAGTGAGctaaattttatttctcttGGTATGTATctaacttttattttgttgaaggCATTTTTTCCATGCTCCAATTGGTTGCTCAAAAGTGGCATACAGTAGAAAAAACTATAAGGGCTTTTGTAATTATTGATTGAGAGGCATGCCTATAATTGCAAAAACGTATTATGTGCAATTGCTTTCTAATACAGATTATACTAGActgagttttattttatatgatCAAGATTGTTGCTCTCTTCTATTACCAGGGGCTGTAACTAATCTGGCAGTGATTCCACGGTCCTCATTGCTTTCTGTGTCAAACCATCGGAGAGTTTCCAATGCATTTGGTGTTTCTTCGCTCGACAAGTATCCACAGCCTCCCAACTCATCCAAGGAGAAAATGCCTCTTCTTTCATCATGCCACTTCCTCAAAGGAAACCAAACCACTCATTCTGAACAACAAATATGTGACACAGaggtctctctctttctctctcatacaTATATGCACGTAACGTTAGGACACatgcgcacacacacacacacagaggaaAAGGGTATATGACTCAGCTAGTAATGTTGTGCTATATGCCTAAGCACCAATTAATCAAGAGACATCTTAATTATTTGTCATAcaaatttgggcaggaagaattCAGTCCTGCAGCAATGCAAATGAAGTTGGAAACCAGCCTAGAGCACCGGATGTGGGCAACAAGAATGGCAAAACATGTGATGGAGATGAACACGCATTTGCAGACACGTTTGTTAGACTTGATGCAGAGCGGATTGTTGCGGTCCACGTCTACTGAAATGGATTCACCTccaacaaaaaagagagagactcGCATGTTTGATGAGAGTCCCCCATTTCAGGGAGAGGAGCAACCATAATCCTCTCAACTCATCTTGTTCCCATCCCATGTCACATGTGTTTCCTCCTTTTGTCTATAGAAGTTAATGGTGCAATAGGAACGCACCAACTTTGCAAGTTTTTGCTTGGCTGCTCTCTTTTATCTTTGCAAGAATTGTGATTAACTTAAAAactgtttctttcttcttgtaaCAATGTACTCGTTGTCCATCAAGAAATTTCTCTTTTGTCAACTTGAACATAGAAAATGTCAAATATGCCCTCTTGTTCTTATTAAcaagaagtatatattgaacaTTT
This genomic interval carries:
- the LOC18777316 gene encoding cycloeucalenol cycloisomerase isoform X2, yielding MGGKESAFSCSSLWLAPNPSKRWGEVFFLLYTPFWLTLCLGIVVPLKLYESFTELEYLLIGLVSAVPAFLLPMLFVGKADSSLPWKDRYWVKVPHTTFLLTHVCFLFYHVTSNITLRRLRHFTAELPERVQWVTEAAWILALSYFIAYLETVAISNFPYYQFVDRASMYTVGSLFYAIYFIVSFPMFLRIDEKPGNPWDLPRVAIDALGAAMLVTIILDLWRIFLGPIVPIPETKLCLQPGLPWFPGHDDQH
- the LOC18777316 gene encoding cycloeucalenol cycloisomerase isoform X1; translated protein: MGGKESAFSCSSLWLAPNPSKRWGEVFFLLYTPFWLTLCLGIVVPLKLYESFTELEYLLIGLVSAVPAFLLPMLFVGKADSSLPWKDRYWVKASLWIIIFSYVGNYFWTHYFFTVLGASYTFPSWKMNNVPHTTFLLTHVCFLFYHVTSNITLRRLRHFTAELPERVQWVTEAAWILALSYFIAYLETVAISNFPYYQFVDRASMYTVGSLFYAIYFIVSFPMFLRIDEKPGNPWDLPRVAIDALGAAMLVTIILDLWRIFLGPIVPIPETKLCLQPGLPWFPGHDDQH
- the LOC18776290 gene encoding protein ROOT INITIATION DEFECTIVE 3, translating into MAKNGSEAVVVCSDKSMGIGITIWGIDTGDRLLHIPTCASAPHGLVCLRNQFLVASQIHKHGSVGGGAISMWPLNKPQQPIRSYPLEAIGPLSCTKDGVYLAGGALSGNVYLWEVANGKLLKTWRGHHRSLNCMLFSDDGSLLVSASDDGMICVWSMVGLLDMEDSQSFPSLLHYSMEHKSSITGLLTTSGSSNVVLISSSLDGSCKVWDLVLGKLMQTQVYLLAITAVVLHPTEQLFFSGSIDGRIFVNKLEIGLVENSLAAAEDQKSVIKGHKGAVTALTFSQAGLVSASEDCTICIWDITNWAIIRRFDHKKGAVTNLAVIPRSSLLSVSNHRRVSNAFGVSSLDKYPQPPNSSKEKMPLLSSCHFLKGNQTTHSEQQICDTEEEFSPAAMQMKLETSLEHRMWATRMAKHVMEMNTHLQTRLLDLMQSGLLRSTSTEMDSPPTKKRETRMFDESPPFQGEEQP